DNA sequence from the Caulobacter segnis genome:
CGGAAAGCCGATTGGCGCCCACAACGACGGGGTCGGCTGGCACACCGACTACAGCTACAAGCCCGAGCCGGTGATGCTGACCATGCTCTACGCGGTCGAGGTGCCGGACGAGGGCTCCGACACCCTGCTGGCCGACGGCTGCGCGGCCTGGAACGCCCTGCCCGCCGACAAGCAGGCCCTGCTGGAAGGGCTGCGGCTGCACCACAGCTACAAGCACTTCATGGCCACCCGCCAGTTCGGTCAACAGCAGAACCTTTCGCCCGAGTTGGAAGCGGCCAATCCCGACGTCGAGCACCCGCTGATCCGCACCCACCCGGCCGACGGCCGCAAGGCGCTGTGGCCCTCGACCGGCACGGTCACCGAGGTGATCGGCATGCCCGGGCCGGCCGGTCTGGCCCTACTGGATGAACTCGTCGAGTTCATGACCCAGGACCAGTTCGTCTATCGCCACAAGTGGCGGGTCGGCGATCTCCTGATGTGGGACAATCGCTGCACCCTGCACACCGGCACGCTGTACGACGACACCAAGTACATCCGGACCATGCACCGCCTTTGGGTGAAGGGCGACAAGCCCTACTGATCTCCCTTTCGGTGGAGTTGGCATGACCAAGACCTGGATTATCACCGGCGTCTCCGGCGGTTTGGGCCGCGAGATCGCCCGCGCCGCCCTGGCGCGCGGCGACGTCGTCGTCGGCACGGTGCGCAAGCCGCAGGCCGTCGCTGCGTTCGAAGCCCTCGCGCCCGGCCGCGCCTACGGCGTGGTCATGGACGTCACCGACACGACCGCCGTGACCGCCGCGGTCGCCAAGGCCGAGGCGGTGACCGGGACCATCGACGTCCTGGTCAACAACGCCGGCTACGGCCTGGTCGGCGCGGTCGAGGAGGCCTCGCTGGACGAGGTCCGCGCCCAGTTCGAGACCAACGTCTTCGGTCCGCTGGCGGTGCTGAAGGCCGCCCTGCCCGCCATGCGCGCCCGCCGCGCCGGACGGATCATCAACATCACCTCGGTCTCCGGCCTGGCCGTCTGGGCCGGCACCGGCGTCTACTGCGCCAGCAAATGGGCGCTGGAAGGCCTGACCCAGACCCTGGCCCAGGAGGTCGCGGAACTCGGCATCAAGGTCGTCAACGTCGCCCCGGGCGGCCTGCGCACCGACTTCGCCCAGGGCTCCAAGACCATCGTGGCCGAGAAGTTT
Encoded proteins:
- a CDS encoding TauD/TfdA dioxygenase family protein, coding for MTLTADIAIQDLKPGFGAEISGIDLASASDAALDQVVDTFHRHGAIALRDQKMTPDDLMRFIGRFGDPEDHTQTRFTLPGYPKIFILSNRVVDGKPIGAHNDGVGWHTDYSYKPEPVMLTMLYAVEVPDEGSDTLLADGCAAWNALPADKQALLEGLRLHHSYKHFMATRQFGQQQNLSPELEAANPDVEHPLIRTHPADGRKALWPSTGTVTEVIGMPGPAGLALLDELVEFMTQDQFVYRHKWRVGDLLMWDNRCTLHTGTLYDDTKYIRTMHRLWVKGDKPY
- a CDS encoding oxidoreductase, which gives rise to MTKTWIITGVSGGLGREIARAALARGDVVVGTVRKPQAVAAFEALAPGRAYGVVMDVTDTTAVTAAVAKAEAVTGTIDVLVNNAGYGLVGAVEEASLDEVRAQFETNVFGPLAVLKAALPAMRARRAGRIINITSVSGLAVWAGTGVYCASKWALEGLTQTLAQEVAELGIKVVNVAPGGLRTDFAQGSKTIVAEKFADYDGLARDAERIMADHAGHEPGDPTKAAQAILTIADAENPPLHLLLGEDALKYAGYAAQGLAADIDAWKALSLSIGFND